One window of the Microtus ochrogaster isolate Prairie Vole_2 chromosome 10, MicOch1.0, whole genome shotgun sequence genome contains the following:
- the LOC101990418 gene encoding diphosphoinositol polyphosphate phosphohydrolase 3-alpha isoform X1, translating to MKCKPNQTRTYDPEGFKKRAACLCFRSEREDEVLLVSSSRYPDRWIVPGGGLEPEEEPDGAAVREVYEEAGVKGKLGRLLGVFEQNQDRKHRTYVFVLTVTELLEDWEDSVSIGRKREWFKIEDAIKVLQCHKPVHAEYLEKLKLGGSPTNGNSAAPSQPESEP from the exons ATGAAGTGCAAGCCGAACCAGACGCGGACCTACGACCCCGAGGGCTTCAAGAAGCGCGCCGCGTGCCTGTGCTTCCGCAGCGAGCGCGAGGACGAGGTGCTGCTGGTGAGCAGCAGCCGCTACCCCGACCGCTGGATCGTGCCCGGCGGGGGCTTGGAGCCCGAGGAGGAGCCGGACGGCGCCGCGGTGCGCGAGGTGTACGAGGAAGCGGGAGTCAAGGGGAAGTTGGGCCGGCTGCTGGGAGTCTTCGAGCAGAACCAGGACCGCAAGCACCGGACCTACGTGTTCGTGCTCACCGTCACCGAGCTGCTGGAGGATTGGGAAGACTCGGTCAGCATCGGCAGGAAGCGAGAATGGTTCAAGATCGAAGATGCCATCAAGGTCCTCCAGTGCCACAAGCCCGTGCATGCCGAGTACCTGGAGAAACTGAAGCTGGGCGGCTCCCCGACTAATGGAAACTCGGCCGCCCCGTCCCAGCCAGAGAGCGAGCCCTA G
- the LOC101990418 gene encoding diphosphoinositol polyphosphate phosphohydrolase 3-alpha isoform X2 translates to MKCKPNQTRTYDPEGFKKRAACLCFRSEREDEVLLVSSSRYPDRWIVPGGGLEPEEEPDGAAVREVYEEAGVKGKLGRLLGVFEQNQDRKHRTYVFVLTVTELLEDWEDSVSIGRKREWFKIEDAIKVLQCHKPVHAEYLEKLKLGGSPTNGNSAAPSQPESEP, encoded by the coding sequence ATGAAGTGCAAGCCGAACCAGACGCGGACCTACGACCCCGAGGGCTTCAAGAAGCGCGCCGCGTGCCTGTGCTTCCGCAGCGAGCGCGAGGACGAGGTGCTGCTGGTGAGCAGCAGCCGCTACCCCGACCGCTGGATCGTGCCCGGCGGGGGCTTGGAGCCCGAGGAGGAGCCGGACGGCGCCGCGGTGCGCGAGGTGTACGAGGAAGCGGGAGTCAAGGGGAAGTTGGGCCGGCTGCTGGGAGTCTTCGAGCAGAACCAGGACCGCAAGCACCGGACCTACGTGTTCGTGCTCACCGTCACCGAGCTGCTGGAGGATTGGGAAGACTCGGTCAGCATCGGCAGGAAGCGAGAATGGTTCAAGATCGAAGATGCCATCAAGGTCCTCCAGTGCCACAAGCCCGTGCATGCCGAGTACCTGGAGAAACTGAAGCTGGGCGGCTCCCCGACTAATGGAAACTCGGCCGCCCCGTCCCAGCCAGAGAGCGAGCCCTAG